In Roseofilum capinflatum BLCC-M114, the genomic window AAAACTCTGCTCCAAGTACAAGACCTACTTCCCTTTGTCCTCAGTCCTCCCCAAACCGCCGCGATCGCCCATATCCCCCCTCACAGCAGCTATAAATGGATTTACGATCAACCGACCCAAAAAAGAGGAATTTATCGCTGGAGTACCCTACAGCTCAGGACAGCCGCCCCTTTGGGCTTATTTTGGTGTCGCCGTCGCCGGGAAGCACGGGCCACGGCGATCGTTTATCCGCAAGTCCTGCCCCTGCGGAGTTGTCCCCTGATTGACGACCTGGGGCAAGACCAAAGCCCGAAATTTAAGCGCGACCAGCAGGGCATCCAAAATGCCACAGAAGGGCTGACTCGCTCCTTGCGCCCCTACCGCATTGGCGACCCCTTAAGGCTGATTCACTGGCGCACCAGCGCCCGCTATGGGGACTTAAGGGTACGAGAATTAGAAATTATGGCCGGTGGTGACGATGTGGTGATTGCCCTCGATACGGAATGGGCTTGGCATCCAGAAACCTTTGAACAAGCGGTTATTGCTGCGGCTTCCCTCTATTTCCACGCCTCCCGTCGGCAAATGAATGTTAAGCTCTGGACAGCTTACACGGGTCTGATTCAGGGCCATCAAGTGGTGTTAGAGAGCCTTGCCGGAACGGGTTTTGGGGAACCTGCCCGGAATTTACCCAATTTACCCTTAATTTTACTGACCCAAAATAGCGATCGCCTCAATCAGCTCCCCATGGGCAGTCGTTGGGTGTTTTGGCCCCCAGAAGAGGGGTCTGGCCACATTAAACCAGAGTTTAAGGGTTTAGAGATCAAGGGCGATCGTCCCCTAGAGTCCGAATTGCAACAGCCCCTGTAATGAGTAATGAGTAATGATATCAAATCTATTTATTGACGCTACAGATCTCTGTAGATACTGTCTTGGATGTCAAGGGGCGGGTTCACCAAAATTTAGGAGACAAAGCAGTTAATTCTGTAAACCCGCCCTCACCCATGAGCTTTTCATCATCCTGCATAATTTTACAGTAAGCGACCTACAGGGAGTCGGGATCAATATCGAGCTGTCGGAGCTTATCCCGTAATTGTTGTAACTCCGACTCAGCTTGTTCTGCTCGTTGCTGTTCTTGGTCAGCTCGTTGTTGTTCTTGTTCTGCTCGTTCGCTTGGTGTTGGTATCCACTTCCCACTACCATCGTAAAAGCGCAACCACAACCCTTCTATTCCCTCATAGACCCCTTGCCATAACCCTAATCCTAGCCCTAATGCCTCTAACCAGACTTTCTTTTGAGATAAGTCCAATGGTTCGTATTTTCCCGCCTTGAGGACAAACCCTCGCAAGTTATTCTGATAGCGATCGTAAATAAAATAATAGGGAACCTGTAAAATTTTCTCGTACACTTCCCATTTGGTTGGCGGTTTTTCCTCTTGGCGCTCTGTGCGTCCTAAGTCTTCATCTTCCGTTCCTGGGGATGCTAACTCAATCACCATAAATGGACTGACTTTTTCTTGCCAGATCACATAACTTAGGCGTAATTCCTTTTGATTACGACTACGCTTGGCTCCCAACACTAGAAACCAATCAGGGCGTTTGTACCATAGGGTATTATTGCTTTCATAGTAGAGGTTGAGATCGCTGGCGATAAAATAGTCTTCTTCCGGGTAGCGGGGAGATTGACAAGTTTGACTGAGTAAATCTGGTTGGTAATCGTGAAATTCATCAGGCAATCCAGGTTCCTCCGGGTTTTCGCTGGGCAGCTCGTACATGGTGGGCAGAGATTTCTGCTTGGCATAGGGATATAGTTGAGTCATGGCTTTACAGATATAGCGTTTACAGGGAATCAGGATCAATGTTGAATTGTTGGAGCTTATCGCGTAATTGTTGTAACTCCGACTCAGCTTGTTCTGCTCGTTCGCTTGGTGTTGGTATCCACTTCCCACTGCGATCGTAAAAGCGCAACCACAACCCTTCTATTCCCTCATAGACCCCTTGCCATAACCCTAATCCTAGCCCTAATGCCTCTAACCAGACTTTCTTTTGAGATAAGTCCAATGGTTCGTATTTTCCCGCCTTGAGGACAAACCCTCGCAAGTTATTCTGATAGCGATCGTAAATAAAATAATAGGGAACCTGTAAAATTTTCTCGTACACTTCCCATTTGGTTGGCGGTTTTTCCTCTTGGCGCTCTGTGCGTCCTAAGTCTTCATCTTCCGTTCCTGGGGATGCTAACTCAATCACCATAAATGGACTGACTTTTTCTTGCCAGATCACATAACTTAGGCGTAATTCCTTTTGATTACGACTACGCTTGGCTCCCAACACTAGAAACCAATCAGGGCGTTTGTACCATAGGGTATTATTGCTTTCATAGTAGAGGTTGAGATCGCTGGCGATAAAATAGTCTTCTTCCGGGTAGCGGGGAGATTGACAAGTTTGACTGAGTAAATCTGGTTGGTAATCGTGAAATTCATCAGGCAATCCAGGTTCCTCCGGGTTTTCGCTGGGCAGCTCGTACATGGTGGGCAGAGATTTCTGCTTGGCATAGGGATATAGTTGAGTCATGGCTTTACAGAGAACCGCTTATAGAGGGTGAAAGACCTAAACACAAGTCAGTAGGGTGGGCCAGGTATAGTAAGAGCATTGTTGATTTGCTTCTTGAGGCTTGCCCACCCTACAGATGGTTTGCAATTATAGCTATTTTACTTCGTCGTCGTGGGGTCATCAATTTCCAGTTCTGCCAGTCGGAAGGTGACCAACTTATCCCAGTTTCCTCCCTCAAACAGTACCGCAGCCTTACCATCGGTTACCCGTTGCACTTGGCCGGTAAAGCCATAATAGGTATCACCCATATTTTTTACCCGTACTGCTACACCTGGTAAGATCATCGTTTTTTACCTCAATTCTCTCAAATTTGATCAATATCCTCTTAAAACTTTAGCCGATGTCGGTAATTAGCGACCGCTTCCACCAAGCCGATCGCCAAAAAATTCGTCAGCAGAGCCGATCGCCCATAACTCATCCAAGGTAGCGGAATTCCCGTCACTGGAGCCAGGCCAATAGTCATGCCAATATTGACCATCACCTGAAACACAATCATCGATAATACCCCGATCGCCAGCAAGGAACCAAAATTATCCTTCGCATTTTGGGCAATCATCACCAACCGAAAACAGATTAACCAGAAAACCACCAACAGGATCGCCGCGCCAATAAATCCCAACTCCTCACCCACCGCCGAAAAGATAAAATCCGTATGTTGTTCGGGAATAAAATGGAGTTGGGTTTGGGTTCCTTGATATAACCCCGTGCCATGGAGTTGTCCTGAACCAATGGCAATCCGAGATTGAATCAGATGATAACCTCCCCCTAGGGGATCTTTTTCTGGATCGAGAAATAGGATTAAGCGGTCTTTCTGATAATCCTTGAGCAGTCCCCAAAACACCTCACCCAGAAATCCGAATCCAGTCGTCAGGGCTAGGGTAACCCCAGCTCCGATGCGCGGCCAAGGTAAACTTGTCCAAGCTAACAGAACCAGTAAACCTGCCCAAGCAAACCAGGCAGGAAGATAAAGATTAAACAGGATCGCTGAGACAATCGGAGAGATGAGTAAAATCAGCCAACTGGGATTAGTATTGGCCCAGTAGAGCATTCCCAAGGCGATCGCCCCAAATACGAGGGAGGTTCCTAAGTCCGGTTGTAAGAATACTAAAGCCCAGGGTACGCCAACAATAGCCAGGGTTTTAAACAAGCCCGATAGTGTGGACGCTCCCTTACTGTGCAGGAGAGACGCTAAGGTAATAATCACCCCCAATTTGGCGAATTCAGAGGGTTGAATATTAAATCCTCCAATCGTAATCCATCTTTGCGCCCCTAAAGCCGTTGTCCCCACAAAAATCACCGCTAACAGGGAAACATTGGTAATGCCATAAATAATCCATTGCCATTGGATCAGTTGC contains:
- a CDS encoding DUF58 domain-containing protein, with the protein product MIRTIADWLERKWVNPAYAGWLLGALMVFFFGAATNTMVGWLYVISGILAALLLMAAILPVRSLRGLEVRRHRLRPISAGDHLTIELDIENRTNQPKTLLQVQDLLPFVLSPPQTAAIAHIPPHSSYKWIYDQPTQKRGIYRWSTLQLRTAAPLGLFWCRRRREARATAIVYPQVLPLRSCPLIDDLGQDQSPKFKRDQQGIQNATEGLTRSLRPYRIGDPLRLIHWRTSARYGDLRVRELEIMAGGDDVVIALDTEWAWHPETFEQAVIAAASLYFHASRRQMNVKLWTAYTGLIQGHQVVLESLAGTGFGEPARNLPNLPLILLTQNSDRLNQLPMGSRWVFWPPEEGSGHIKPEFKGLEIKGDRPLESELQQPL
- a CDS encoding Uma2 family endonuclease, which codes for MTQLYPYAKQKSLPTMYELPSENPEEPGLPDEFHDYQPDLLSQTCQSPRYPEEDYFIASDLNLYYESNNTLWYKRPDWFLVLGAKRSRNQKELRLSYVIWQEKVSPFMVIELASPGTEDEDLGRTERQEEKPPTKWEVYEKILQVPYYFIYDRYQNNLRGFVLKAGKYEPLDLSQKKVWLEALGLGLGLWQGVYEGIEGLWLRFYDGSGKWIPTPSERAEQEQQRADQEQQRAEQAESELQQLRDKLRQLDIDPDSL
- a CDS encoding Uma2 family endonuclease — translated: MTQLYPYAKQKSLPTMYELPSENPEEPGLPDEFHDYQPDLLSQTCQSPRYPEEDYFIASDLNLYYESNNTLWYKRPDWFLVLGAKRSRNQKELRLSYVIWQEKVSPFMVIELASPGTEDEDLGRTERQEEKPPTKWEVYEKILQVPYYFIYDRYQNNLRGFVLKAGKYEPLDLSQKKVWLEALGLGLGLWQGVYEGIEGLWLRFYDRSGKWIPTPSERAEQAESELQQLRDKLQQFNIDPDSL
- a CDS encoding NAD(P)H dehydrogenase subunit NdhS, encoding MILPGVAVRVKNMGDTYYGFTGQVQRVTDGKAAVLFEGGNWDKLVTFRLAELEIDDPTTTK
- the rodA gene encoding rod shape-determining protein RodA, translated to MRRSLFYSANSGSRIRWLSLLSSWKNLDWFLLILVVGLTLFGGIMIRSTQLNLEYTDWVQHWIIGGMGCILALFISRWRYQQLIQWQWIIYGITNVSLLAVIFVGTTALGAQRWITIGGFNIQPSEFAKLGVIITLASLLHSKGASTLSGLFKTLAIVGVPWALVFLQPDLGTSLVFGAIALGMLYWANTNPSWLILLISPIVSAILFNLYLPAWFAWAGLLVLLAWTSLPWPRIGAGVTLALTTGFGFLGEVFWGLLKDYQKDRLILFLDPEKDPLGGGYHLIQSRIAIGSGQLHGTGLYQGTQTQLHFIPEQHTDFIFSAVGEELGFIGAAILLVVFWLICFRLVMIAQNAKDNFGSLLAIGVLSMIVFQVMVNIGMTIGLAPVTGIPLPWMSYGRSALLTNFLAIGLVEAVANYRHRLKF